The following coding sequences lie in one Clostridia bacterium genomic window:
- the sdhA gene encoding succinate dehydrogenase flavoprotein subunit, with protein MADAPRIAIVGGGLAGLMSLIKVCEAGGHVDLFSLVPAKRSHSVAAQGGINGAVNTKGEGDSPWEHFDDTIYGGDFLANQPPVKAMCEAAPRIIDLLDRMGVMFNRTPEGLLDFRRFGGTKHHRTAFAGATTGQQILYALNDQARRWEVAGRVRRFEGWDFLGPVLDDDGHAIGVVAQDLKTIAIEAFPADAVIIASGGLGMIFGRSTNSVINTGAAAAACYRAGARWANGEFIQVHPTAIPGPDKLRLMSESIRGEGGRIWVPRNGKPWYFLEEWYPAYGNLVPRDVATRAIHKVVVEMGLGVDGERAVYLDVRHLPRDVLDRKLGGVMELYEKFVGVDPREHPMKVYPAVHYSMGGLWVDNERDMTSIPGLFAAGECQYQYHGANRLGANSLLSCIYDGFVAGPNAFEWAVSHRTPERRERHLLAARRAAEEAFDAILDMDGPENPYDLHREMGDLMTDNVTVVRENAKLRMTLEKLHEMRERWQRVGLRDRGRWANQDAQFVRHLGLMIDLATVITKGALLRDESRGSHYKPEFPRRDDERFLKTTIAVYRPDEPEISYEDVDTSLIPPRPRHYDVDKAATLEEAREERAPAVHGSARGDAR; from the coding sequence ATGGCGGACGCACCGCGCATCGCGATCGTCGGCGGCGGGCTGGCCGGATTGATGTCGCTCATCAAGGTTTGCGAGGCCGGCGGGCACGTCGACCTCTTCTCCCTGGTCCCCGCCAAGCGCTCCCACTCCGTGGCGGCGCAGGGCGGCATCAACGGCGCCGTGAACACGAAGGGCGAGGGGGACAGCCCCTGGGAGCACTTCGACGACACGATCTACGGAGGGGATTTCCTCGCCAACCAGCCGCCCGTCAAGGCCATGTGCGAGGCCGCGCCGCGGATCATCGACCTCCTCGACCGCATGGGCGTGATGTTCAACCGGACGCCGGAGGGGCTGCTGGACTTCCGCCGCTTCGGCGGGACGAAGCACCACCGCACTGCGTTCGCCGGCGCGACGACCGGCCAGCAGATCCTGTACGCGCTCAACGACCAGGCGCGCCGCTGGGAGGTGGCCGGCCGTGTGAGGCGGTTCGAGGGCTGGGACTTCCTCGGCCCGGTGCTGGACGATGACGGCCACGCGATCGGCGTCGTGGCGCAGGATCTGAAGACGATAGCCATCGAGGCGTTCCCCGCCGACGCGGTCATCATCGCGAGCGGGGGGCTCGGCATGATCTTCGGCCGCAGCACGAATTCCGTCATCAACACGGGCGCGGCCGCGGCCGCATGCTACCGGGCCGGCGCCCGGTGGGCGAACGGCGAGTTCATCCAGGTCCACCCGACGGCCATTCCCGGCCCGGACAAGCTGCGGCTGATGAGCGAGTCCATTCGCGGCGAGGGCGGCCGCATCTGGGTGCCGCGGAACGGGAAGCCCTGGTACTTCCTGGAGGAGTGGTACCCGGCGTACGGCAACCTCGTGCCGCGCGACGTGGCCACGCGCGCCATTCACAAGGTCGTCGTCGAGATGGGGCTCGGGGTGGACGGGGAGCGCGCCGTCTACCTGGACGTGCGCCACCTGCCGCGCGACGTGCTGGACCGCAAGCTGGGCGGCGTGATGGAGCTGTACGAAAAGTTCGTGGGCGTCGACCCGCGCGAGCATCCGATGAAGGTCTACCCGGCCGTCCATTACTCCATGGGTGGGCTCTGGGTGGACAACGAGCGCGACATGACGAGCATCCCCGGCCTCTTCGCCGCCGGGGAGTGCCAGTACCAGTACCACGGCGCCAACCGCCTCGGCGCCAACAGCCTCCTGTCCTGCATCTACGACGGCTTCGTCGCCGGGCCGAACGCGTTCGAGTGGGCCGTGTCGCACCGCACGCCCGAACGCCGTGAGCGCCACCTGCTGGCGGCCAGGCGCGCCGCGGAAGAGGCGTTCGACGCCATCCTCGACATGGACGGCCCGGAGAACCCGTACGACCTGCACCGCGAGATGGGCGACCTGATGACCGACAACGTCACGGTCGTCCGCGAGAACGCCAAGCTCAGGATGACGCTCGAAAAGCTGCACGAGATGAGGGAGCGCTGGCAGCGCGTGGGACTGCGCGATCGGGGCCGCTGGGCCAACCAGGACGCGCAGTTCGTGCGCCACCTGGGCCTGATGATCGACCTGGCGACGGTCATCACGAAGGGGGCGCTCCTGCGCGACGAAAGCCGCGGGTCGCACTACAAGCCGGAGTTTCCGCGCCGCGACGACGAGCGCTTCCTGAAGACGACGATCGCCGTCTACCGTCCCGACGAGCCGGAGATCTCCTATGAGGACGTGGACACGAGCTTGATCCCGCCGCGGCCGCGCCACTACGACGTGGACAAGGCGGCGACGCTCGAGGAGGCGCGGGAAGAGCGCGCCCCGGCCGTTCATGGATCCGCCCGCGGCGACGCACGCTAG